The sequence below is a genomic window from Hydractinia symbiolongicarpus strain clone_291-10 chromosome 10, HSymV2.1, whole genome shotgun sequence.
taatcgTTATCGCAAGTTACTCGTAAGTTGCTCGTAAGTTTCTTGTAAGTTGCTCGTAAACGGTTTTTCAGTCCGTTTCTCTTAATGGTATCGTTACAAGAATGAACATAGGATCACGCCGTATGCGACGCCCTCTGAATTTCAATCCAGGTGGAGAGAACATCATGAATAGTGGGTTATCACCATGTTTCTTAGGTTGACAGTACGGATTTTCTCGTCGGTATCATAGATTCCGTGATACCATATACGTCGATAAGTTCCTAAAATAGCACAAGTAGAGGCAACATTAAAGTCTACGAAACAAGAGCGCGCAGTCAAATTGTTCCACTATTTTTAAACAAGAATAAGCCACGACAGACGGCCGTCTTTTATATCGCAAGATATTGAAAGCTGTAATCTTCAAAAACACTTCAAATAAACGACAATGcgacaaaaaaacattaattttagTGCGGCCACCAAAACTGTGCATAATAGAACTGTTCTTTTAAACATGTAATTTCGGGAATAAAAAATCACGGAAAAACGTACAGAATATACCGTGCACGAGTCGCTTAAACCTTGCCTTAACTTATCGCGCGCCATTAAGATGGAAAAATTTCAATGTacttaaaatcaaaaataaaaaatagtatgCGTTGACTAGAATGTTTAATTTTCGCATTTCTAAAGTTTGACCTTGTGAGCCGTTTGACCTTGTGAGCCATTTGGCCCCTTACCTAGAACAAAGTTTTAGGTCCCCAGTTAGTTTAAGGTCAAAATGACTTTACCTTCCAATCACGCATGTTTAGCGGCATGACGACTTGTTTTCGAGAGACGATTTCTTCGTAATCTTTTTCTCTGTATTCTTTATGAAGGTCTAATAAACGAAATAAAAGAATCACTTGTTTCCCATAATTTAAGTTACAATTCAACTATTGTAACAGAAATTTCTTCTTCTCTTAAGATCATCCCTACCGATTTTtaaacctgttttttttttttaaaaaaaaacttgtccGCCTCTTGATTAAACCTTTTCCGTCAAAACGTCAAAAAAGAgttaaatttaacaaatttagTACAGAAAAGCCGATTTTCTGTAAGAAATTCACATCTACAACCCTTCGAAATATGGTAAAGTTCTTTTCGTAAACTGAAGTTCTACCAAACCTTAACATATCAATTAGAGCAAATCTTTCTAAGTTAACTCGTCCAAAACTTACTGACAATTGGCAGCTCATCCTCATCCAGGTCAACTATCACACGGCCATccttaaaacagaaaaaaacgtATTTGAAGAGGTAGAAATAAGGGAAAAACAACACCTAAAAaatcacacacaaaaaaatacgaCGGGTATTACCTTGACCAAAAAAGAGAAATGGAACAAATTTTCGATCGTCTGTCCAAATGAGTCTGGGTTAATTATGAATCGGAACAAACAAACTGGACTTTTCCCACCTTGGGTGGCTTTCTTTAACAATTTGTAGACCCTCTCGACCTCCTTTGTTGTGGCTTCTTCTTGTTTCTCCACACTATCAATCTGAAATTTAAATAAGGGAAAATTTAcaagcaagaaaaataaatttgtttttacattttctcaTACATCTTGTTGAttgtttttgtcaaaaaatcttGACCAACCACACTTCTCCTTTACCCTAGGTTACGTGGTAAGGTAAGGCCGAAACAGTTTTTTTCTAGACTGACATTGGTATACGAGAAGACagtttttttacaattattAAGGTCCATTGAAAGGAAAAAAACATGCAGCAAAGTGACGTCATAGATTACCTTGAAGATGAACAACGGTTTAACACTACGTAAATTTTGCTAGAATAATTTTGCAACACCGTTTCTCCattaaaatttatacatttCATACCTGCTTTAGCTTTAAAACTTCTCCTTCTGGAACTTTTTGTCGTCTTTCCGCAACTCTTTTCTCCTTGACAACAACTTCAATGACCAAAGGACCCAATCTACGATCAAACGCATTTAATAAACTCTGATAATTTTCGCAATGTTAAAGGTAAAAATGCTTCATACCCCTAAATTTTAGCCAATTGGCTTAAAGTGGATTTTTAAAACACTATACGCACAGTAATAGTAAGTATTCATTTGCTAGAAAGTTTTTCACATGGGCTAAACGATTGtagaagaaaaaggaaaaagaaatagAGGTTTAAAATTACTGGCTTGCATCAAACAACAGACCATTGGCCAAATAAtaagcgaaaaaaaaaatactgaacTATAGTGTTTTATTtagtaggggggggggggggggggggggatggaGAGCTTACAGGAAATCAAACTTGGGTGTGGTTTTGAAACATGATGCTGCACGATCACCCAACTTCTTCCAAGCATCATTACTAAGGTCCACGTCCTCTTTGTCATCACTCGTTACATGTCTTCCATTCACATAAgatatctaaaatttaaaaacgtgCTATAAGTAGGCTAACTttgtttttctgtcaataaatcttttttattttcataaaatcACTTCTCACCTGGGGTTTGTACTTAGGCTAGGTTTACATCGACAGATTAATCTTTAAGATaaatttacataattttttaaatactgtAAACAAAACAATCAAGTTTGTTTTTCAAGAAAAGTTTACCCTTAACCGATGTTGCACTTATTTTATAGagattaaaaagttgtttaacaaggctttttaaatttttaaaaaacccttTTCGTTCtgaagatattcacatttaaagaatttcagatttaattatgctgcgtaaattatgatgtcatatttaagtgatagcaaattttgacattttctgtcatcagtaattttagacctgttaagggatgtgcatttacacttttatagtgcatagatattataaaggtaaattgattgacataaattttttgcCTCATTAGTCGCCAagattaaactttcttggggACTTATAACTTGACAaagattttgttgtttattGTAATTAATATTCAAAATAATCCTGTATTGCAGCTAAGGCAACTCTTTAAaggatatatatgtatatttttttcgcccaaaaaaataacattaattaTATTAAAATTACAGATGTACATACAATAAAATGACAGGAGTAAATAGAAAACTATGCAGTCTTATCATCTTACACCTCATTTAGCCATCA
It includes:
- the LOC130612402 gene encoding non-structural maintenance of chromosomes element 4 homolog A-like, whose product is MEDNENETTENMDGLNEESEYDDPLVRRKVRADYRMLHNDIEEQGEEVIHPDSTKLMQYFEKGEALFQKVRHPREAVQDSTFLLTLTKKSREQAQHLKTDVVSFDNCTFAEKLISYVNGRHVTSDDKEDVDLSNDAWKKLGDRAASCFKTTPKFDFLLGPLVIEVVVKEKRVAERRQKVPEGEVLKLKQIDSVEKQEEATTKEVERVYKLLKKATQGGKSPVCLFRFIINPDSFGQTIENLFHFSFLVKDGRVIVDLDEDELPIVNLHKEYREKDYEEIVSRKQVVMPLNMRDWKELIDVYGITESMIPTRKSVLST